The Deltaproteobacteria bacterium genome includes a window with the following:
- a CDS encoding carbon monoxide dehydrogenase has protein sequence MEPKKVQESTGPQIRKTGSTIGLSDRWDHFVARWGIRRERHRVEPGLYSLGEPTSDSPVLVTANYTLSFDALRAALAGHDCYILALDTQGINVWCAAGKGTFGTDELVHRMEAEGLHGIVTHRVLILPQLGAPGVAAHEVRRRSGFTVQYGPVRAAGLPEYLRTHQATPEMRRVSFPLWDRLVLIPVELVHVLLPMAVAGAGMFLLGGLLVSLGVVSAILTGVILFPILLPWLPTPNFATKGAVLGAAAALPFALAATFGHPEWAWWMRLGWGAIALLGLAPITAFLALNFTGSTPFTSRSGVRTEIFTYIPKMAVTFGSGLCMALVLSLVRLVGGS, from the coding sequence ATGGAGCCGAAGAAGGTCCAAGAATCGACGGGACCGCAGATCCGTAAGACCGGGAGTACCATCGGCCTTTCCGACCGATGGGATCATTTTGTCGCGCGGTGGGGCATCAGGCGTGAGCGGCACCGCGTGGAACCGGGTCTTTACAGCCTCGGAGAGCCCACTTCGGACTCGCCTGTCCTTGTCACGGCCAACTACACCTTGAGCTTTGATGCGCTGCGTGCCGCATTGGCCGGCCACGACTGTTACATCCTGGCACTCGACACCCAGGGCATCAACGTGTGGTGTGCGGCAGGAAAGGGGACTTTCGGAACAGATGAGCTAGTTCACCGGATGGAGGCGGAAGGGCTCCATGGGATTGTTACCCACAGGGTGCTGATACTTCCTCAATTGGGTGCCCCTGGGGTGGCTGCCCACGAAGTGAGAAGACGATCGGGTTTCACGGTCCAGTACGGTCCTGTCCGGGCGGCGGGCCTGCCCGAGTATCTGAGGACCCACCAGGCGACCCCCGAGATGCGGCGTGTCTCTTTCCCCTTATGGGATCGTCTGGTCCTGATCCCGGTGGAACTCGTCCATGTCCTTCTTCCCATGGCTGTGGCAGGGGCGGGGATGTTTCTCCTTGGGGGGTTGCTGGTTTCACTGGGAGTCGTATCTGCGATTCTTACCGGAGTCATCCTTTTCCCTATCCTGCTTCCCTGGCTTCCGACCCCGAATTTTGCCACAAAGGGGGCTGTCTTGGGTGCGGCGGCGGCTTTGCCCTTTGCCCTTGCCGCTACTTTCGGCCATCCCGAATGGGCCTGGTGGATGCGTCTTGGGTGGGGGGCCATAGCACTGCTCGGTCTTGCTCCGATCACCGCCTTTCTCGCCCTCAACTTCACCGGGTCTACGCCTTTTACTTCGAGAAGCGGAGTCCGGACCGAGATATTCACCTATATTCCCAAAATGGCCGTTACCTTCGGTTCAGGGCTCTGTATGGCTCTCGTCCTGTCCCTTGTCCGATTGGTCGGAGGTTCGTGA
- a CDS encoding trimethylamine methyltransferase family protein, whose product MDIWNLRGGQLRFLTDQQLREIHFAALDVLQRVGCFFDHEGALKIFEEAGARVDHQARVVRFPSSLVEHALAQTPDRIHLPARNPEYDIYAEQDRVYFGPGTLSIKVIDPCTGKCRLGTLQDARDFPRLIDALENIHFYKGMIHPSDVNQKLADLYMAYAAFSNTVKQISNTPYSTETALDMIRMGEILAGGMDEFRIKPYIILNMLAVSPLQWEYTNVDIIIELAKLGVPMIIGSEPQNGTTGPATLAGALVLNTAETLAGITLAELVSPGVPVMWGNVGSLSDMRTGLFASGAVELGIMNVAATQIAKFYRLPIYATGGMTDSKTSDCQAGYEKALQALLIALGGGNYIHDAAGLLESCLTSSYEQYVIDNEILGMVARVLSGIEVSRETLAVDVIEKVGPRGNFLGEMHTLRSISREHFIPKISNRQIREDWEKEGKKTVMEVAREKACQILNTHQVPPLPEDVDREFRLILEKAEEGYGRA is encoded by the coding sequence ATGGACATATGGAATCTGAGAGGAGGGCAGCTTCGGTTCTTAACCGATCAACAGCTCCGCGAGATTCATTTTGCCGCACTGGATGTGCTCCAGCGGGTTGGATGCTTCTTTGACCACGAAGGGGCCCTGAAGATCTTCGAAGAGGCAGGGGCCAGAGTGGATCATCAGGCCCGGGTGGTCCGTTTCCCCTCTTCCCTGGTTGAGCACGCTCTTGCCCAAACGCCAGACCGCATCCATCTGCCTGCCCGCAACCCAGAGTATGACATCTATGCCGAACAAGACCGGGTCTATTTCGGCCCCGGCACCCTGTCGATCAAGGTCATCGATCCCTGTACAGGAAAGTGCCGGCTGGGAACGCTCCAGGACGCCCGGGATTTTCCCAGACTAATCGACGCACTGGAGAATATCCACTTCTACAAGGGAATGATCCATCCCAGCGACGTTAACCAGAAGTTGGCCGATCTCTATATGGCATACGCTGCTTTCAGCAACACGGTGAAACAGATCTCAAACACCCCTTACAGCACCGAGACCGCCCTTGACATGATCCGCATGGGTGAGATCCTGGCAGGAGGGATGGATGAGTTCCGCATCAAGCCGTATATCATCCTGAACATGCTCGCCGTCTCTCCTCTCCAGTGGGAATACACCAATGTGGATATCATCATCGAGCTTGCCAAGTTGGGAGTGCCCATGATCATTGGATCAGAGCCGCAGAACGGGACCACAGGCCCTGCCACCCTGGCAGGGGCCCTGGTCTTGAACACGGCCGAGACACTTGCAGGAATTACTCTTGCCGAACTCGTTTCGCCTGGAGTTCCCGTAATGTGGGGCAACGTGGGATCCCTGAGCGACATGAGGACCGGGCTTTTCGCCTCCGGAGCGGTGGAACTGGGAATCATGAACGTGGCGGCAACCCAGATTGCGAAGTTCTACAGGCTCCCCATCTATGCAACGGGAGGCATGACGGATTCCAAGACCTCCGATTGCCAGGCCGGATACGAAAAGGCCCTCCAGGCTCTGCTGATCGCTCTAGGCGGAGGCAATTACATCCACGATGCCGCGGGTCTCCTGGAAAGCTGCCTCACCTCGAGCTATGAACAGTATGTCATCGACAACGAGATACTCGGCATGGTGGCACGGGTTCTTTCCGGAATCGAGGTCTCCAGAGAGACCCTTGCCGTCGACGTCATAGAGAAAGTCGGGCCTAGGGGGAACTTCCTGGGGGAGATGCACACCCTCCGAAGTATCTCCAGGGAGCACTTTATTCCGAAAATCAGCAACCGCCAGATCAGGGAGGACTGGGAAAAGGAGGGGAAGAAGACCGTGATGGAGGTAGCAAGGGAGAAGGCCTGCCAGATCCTCAACACCCACCAAGTCCCGCCACTGCCCGAGGACGTTGATCGGGAATTCCGGTTGATTCTGGAAAAGGCGGAGGAAGGGTACGGGAGGGCTTAA
- a CDS encoding winged helix-turn-helix transcriptional regulator, translating to MREIVRQFKALSDETRLRIIGLLFEGELCVCHLVEVLGLPQSNVSRHMAYLRNAGLVQDRREGVWIYYSLAEPANGIHACQLRCLADWFGQGGYEVLRRDRARLEMLRTRQPGASCTPRKESL from the coding sequence TTGAGAGAGATCGTAAGACAGTTCAAGGCACTTTCCGACGAGACCCGTCTCAGGATCATAGGTCTTTTGTTCGAGGGTGAACTCTGCGTCTGCCATCTGGTGGAGGTACTCGGGCTGCCCCAGTCGAACGTTTCCCGCCACATGGCCTATTTGAGGAACGCAGGTCTGGTGCAGGACCGGAGAGAGGGGGTCTGGATTTATTATTCCCTGGCGGAGCCGGCCAATGGGATCCATGCCTGCCAGTTGCGCTGCCTTGCAGATTGGTTCGGTCAAGGTGGGTACGAGGTCCTGAGAAGAGACCGGGCAAGGCTGGAGATGCTCAGGACGAGACAACCCGGTGCCTCTTGCACTCCCCGAAAAGAGTCTCTCTGA
- a CDS encoding dipeptidase yields MKLTEGQEERARVLHERCLVFDMHSDISCEVVRRHYYGEERVLDTVFYPALKGGGVDALWISTPAHIMHYPSYRGNYLEAGMRMMDAMLVEVEACSDHFRLATSGAEVEQAKRDGKIAVLLGFEGAEPVESELGNLRNFYRLGLREIELTWNYRNQVCDGIYETRNAGLTDFGREMIHEMNRLGMLIDTSHINSRGLDDALEASGKPIYMSHTAARALVDHPRNITDQQARAIAEQGGVIGVCFLPQFVASKGATVEHILDHLDHFVDLVGSEHVGLGPDYIDYCLEVMRGALKGMAYDSGETFRYPEDAEDATKLPNITRGMVARGYGDDDIENVLGRSMLRLIKEVVG; encoded by the coding sequence ATGAAGCTGACCGAAGGCCAGGAAGAACGAGCGCGGGTACTTCACGAAAGATGCCTTGTCTTTGACATGCACTCAGACATCTCCTGCGAAGTCGTTAGGCGACACTACTACGGGGAGGAGCGGGTTCTTGACACGGTCTTTTACCCGGCACTGAAAGGAGGCGGCGTGGATGCACTTTGGATTTCCACGCCCGCCCACATCATGCACTACCCTTCCTATCGTGGAAACTACCTGGAAGCGGGCATGCGCATGATGGACGCCATGCTTGTGGAGGTCGAAGCATGTTCTGACCATTTTCGACTTGCCACCTCGGGCGCGGAAGTAGAGCAGGCAAAAAGAGACGGGAAGATAGCCGTCCTCCTCGGTTTCGAAGGGGCCGAGCCGGTCGAGAGTGAGCTCGGTAACCTGCGGAATTTCTACCGTCTCGGGCTCCGGGAGATCGAGTTGACCTGGAACTACAGGAACCAGGTGTGCGACGGCATCTATGAGACCAGAAACGCGGGTTTGACCGATTTCGGCCGGGAAATGATTCATGAGATGAACAGGCTGGGTATGCTCATCGACACCTCCCATATCAACAGCAGGGGGTTGGACGACGCGCTGGAGGCGTCTGGAAAACCGATCTATATGTCTCATACGGCCGCGCGCGCTCTGGTCGATCATCCCAGAAACATCACCGACCAGCAGGCCAGGGCGATCGCCGAACAGGGGGGGGTCATCGGGGTCTGCTTTCTTCCCCAGTTTGTCGCCTCAAAGGGGGCGACAGTTGAGCATATCCTCGACCATCTGGATCATTTCGTTGATCTTGTCGGGTCAGAGCATGTGGGCCTGGGGCCCGATTATATCGACTACTGTTTGGAAGTGATGCGCGGAGCCCTTAAGGGGATGGCCTACGATTCGGGGGAGACCTTCAGGTACCCGGAGGATGCAGAGGATGCCACAAAGCTTCCCAATATCACCCGGGGTATGGTGGCCAGGGGATACGGGGACGATGACATAGAGAATGTCCTGGGCCGGTCCATGCTCAGGTTGATCAAAGAGGTCGTCGGGTAG
- a CDS encoding molybdopterin-dependent oxidoreductase — protein MVTRTVRSCCRGCHGGCGVLVTVQEDLVKEIRGDPDCPINRGWLCIKGKYAHTIAHNPKRLLHPLRKRGGSWQRISWSDALGEISERLLSIKERFGAESIVLGYGTGRDNEAFVYRFANTLGTPNVLTAGHVCYGPRIAASISRCGNLPVVDYEGDPGCIVVWGANPLVSNPDEYKGIYLSRALRRGARLITIDPRRTVLASRADVWLSLKPGTDGALAWGMVRAIIDNGWYDETFVRDYVHGWDAFCKRAEQYSLAWAGEKTGLSEGEITSAAELFARTKPSAIHWGVALEQSRNCINTISLLICLMAMTGNMDRPGGNVFYPAPPVVRTSQLGGHRLLPEQARQKRLGASRFRLADMIGVINPKAVWDAILEGKPYPVKALFLVSTNPVVTRANAREVRAALEAVDFMVVADFFMTPTAREADIVLPASTWLEHDYVADLWKRHGSVQARQKAVQVGECRSDYEILNELGKRCTDPALWWPTIRDALNEILAPSGLNWEEFCSRGYLQGQRIFRKYLNKGFSTATGKVEFSSTVMERLGYDPLPGYEDPPEAPWSDPELLDLYPCQLITGARIPGFFHSENRVSGPLRERRPDPLVEIHPDLAAQKGIRSGDWVRIGSPRGSALLRARVTDGVPRGVVAADHGWWFPEMEGDLGWDRSNINMLTDNSYEKCDPAMGATNLRVLPCSIEKVDRA, from the coding sequence ATGGTGACCCGCACAGTGAGGAGCTGCTGCAGGGGGTGCCACGGTGGATGTGGTGTCCTGGTCACGGTCCAAGAGGACCTGGTGAAAGAGATCCGGGGAGATCCAGACTGCCCGATCAATCGAGGCTGGCTCTGCATCAAGGGGAAGTATGCCCATACCATAGCTCACAACCCCAAACGACTGCTCCATCCCCTTCGCAAAAGAGGGGGGAGTTGGCAGAGGATCTCCTGGTCCGATGCCCTGGGAGAGATCAGCGAACGCCTTCTAAGTATCAAGGAGCGGTTTGGAGCAGAGTCGATTGTACTCGGCTATGGGACCGGCCGTGATAACGAGGCCTTTGTCTATCGCTTTGCCAATACCCTGGGTACCCCGAACGTCCTGACAGCAGGCCACGTCTGTTATGGTCCCAGGATTGCCGCTTCAATCAGCCGCTGCGGCAACCTGCCCGTGGTGGACTATGAGGGTGATCCCGGGTGCATCGTTGTCTGGGGGGCAAACCCTCTGGTATCCAACCCGGATGAGTACAAGGGGATCTACCTCAGCAGGGCTCTTAGGAGAGGGGCCAGGCTGATTACCATCGATCCCCGCCGGACGGTTCTGGCCAGCCGGGCCGATGTCTGGCTATCTCTCAAGCCGGGCACTGATGGAGCCCTTGCCTGGGGAATGGTTAGGGCCATCATAGACAACGGGTGGTACGACGAGACCTTTGTCCGGGACTACGTCCATGGCTGGGACGCTTTCTGCAAGCGGGCTGAGCAGTACAGCCTCGCCTGGGCAGGGGAAAAGACAGGCCTGAGCGAGGGCGAAATCACTTCGGCAGCCGAGCTCTTTGCCAGGACAAAGCCCTCGGCCATCCACTGGGGCGTGGCTCTGGAACAGAGCAGGAACTGCATCAACACCATCAGCCTCCTCATCTGTCTGATGGCCATGACTGGCAACATGGACAGACCCGGCGGCAATGTCTTCTACCCTGCCCCGCCTGTGGTTAGGACGTCCCAATTGGGCGGGCACCGCCTCTTACCCGAACAGGCACGCCAGAAGAGACTAGGGGCGAGCAGGTTCCGCCTGGCCGACATGATCGGCGTGATCAACCCCAAGGCTGTCTGGGACGCTATTCTGGAGGGGAAACCATACCCTGTGAAGGCCCTCTTTCTCGTCAGTACGAATCCGGTGGTCACCCGGGCCAACGCGCGGGAGGTCAGGGCCGCTCTGGAGGCGGTCGATTTCATGGTGGTGGCTGATTTCTTCATGACTCCCACGGCCCGGGAGGCCGACATCGTGCTCCCAGCTTCCACATGGCTCGAACACGACTACGTGGCCGACCTCTGGAAGCGGCATGGATCGGTTCAGGCCCGGCAGAAGGCGGTCCAGGTGGGTGAGTGCCGTTCTGATTATGAAATCCTCAACGAGCTGGGCAAGAGGTGCACCGACCCCGCTCTCTGGTGGCCCACGATCAGGGATGCACTCAACGAGATTCTGGCTCCCTCGGGTCTTAACTGGGAGGAGTTCTGCAGCCGGGGCTATCTCCAGGGCCAGAGGATCTTTCGGAAGTATCTCAACAAAGGGTTCTCCACGGCCACGGGCAAAGTGGAATTCTCCTCAACGGTCATGGAACGGCTGGGCTACGATCCTCTCCCCGGTTATGAAGATCCACCCGAGGCTCCGTGGAGTGACCCGGAGCTGCTCGATCTTTATCCCTGCCAGCTCATTACTGGAGCGAGGATACCCGGCTTTTTCCACAGTGAGAACCGGGTCTCCGGCCCCCTGCGCGAGAGGCGTCCAGATCCTCTGGTAGAGATCCATCCGGACCTGGCTGCACAGAAAGGGATCCGGAGTGGCGACTGGGTGAGGATCGGGTCGCCCCGGGGGAGCGCCCTCTTGCGGGCGAGGGTGACAGACGGCGTGCCAAGGGGGGTCGTGGCGGCTGACCACGGCTGGTGGTTTCCCGAGATGGAGGGAGACCTCGGCTGGGACCGGTCCAACATCAACATGCTCACCGACAATTCCTATGAGAAGTGTGATCCGGCCATGGGCGCGACCAACCTGCGGGTCTTGCCGTGCAGTATCGAGAAGGTGGATCGGGCGTGA
- a CDS encoding corrinoid protein — MPLEILERLSRAIVDLNTEKTERLSREALAAGIDPLDIINTGIRTGMDTIGEKYQRGQAFLPELMIAARVTEAALAVIEPELVKGGTEAPTPAKVVMSTVRGDIHDIGKNIVVLLMKAAGFMVHDLGVDQPAESIVQKARDLQVDVIGLSALLTTTVPRMKDLIDILTEEGIRDRFKVIIGGAPVSQEFADSIGADGYGPDAARAVELVKKLVQNPPLKGRK, encoded by the coding sequence ATGCCATTGGAAATCCTCGAGAGGCTCTCTCGAGCCATTGTCGATCTAAACACCGAAAAGACCGAGAGACTCTCCCGTGAGGCTCTAGCCGCTGGGATCGATCCTCTCGATATCATAAACACGGGGATTCGGACGGGCATGGATACGATCGGAGAGAAGTACCAGAGGGGGCAGGCCTTCCTTCCCGAACTGATGATTGCGGCTCGGGTCACTGAGGCCGCCCTGGCGGTCATCGAACCGGAACTCGTCAAAGGCGGAACCGAAGCCCCCACTCCTGCCAAGGTGGTCATGTCCACGGTCAGGGGCGACATCCACGATATAGGCAAGAACATCGTAGTACTGCTCATGAAGGCCGCAGGGTTCATGGTGCACGATCTCGGTGTGGACCAACCTGCAGAATCAATCGTCCAAAAGGCCAGAGATCTCCAGGTGGATGTCATCGGCCTTTCCGCCTTGTTGACCACAACCGTGCCCCGAATGAAGGACCTGATCGATATCCTTACAGAAGAGGGTATTCGGGACCGGTTCAAGGTCATTATCGGAGGGGCACCTGTCTCACAGGAGTTCGCCGACTCGATTGGCGCTGACGGCTATGGCCCGGACGCGGCTCGAGCCGTGGAGCTCGTCAAGAAGCTGGTGCAGAATCCTCCCCTGAAAGGCCGAAAATAG
- a CDS encoding 4Fe-4S binding protein: MFISAYETNTLRYDSERCINCGMCSLVCPHGVFAPGEATAELVRGEACMECGACRLNCPAEAIEVESGVGCAAAMIRAALTGRKEASCGPVDSSCCSARR, translated from the coding sequence ATGTTCATAAGCGCGTATGAGACCAACACCCTCCGCTACGATTCCGAGAGGTGCATCAATTGCGGCATGTGCAGTCTTGTCTGCCCCCATGGTGTTTTTGCTCCTGGGGAGGCCACGGCTGAACTCGTCCGCGGCGAGGCATGCATGGAATGCGGGGCGTGCCGGCTCAACTGCCCAGCAGAGGCGATCGAGGTGGAGAGCGGGGTGGGCTGCGCGGCTGCCATGATTCGCGCCGCCCTTACGGGGCGGAAAGAGGCCTCTTGCGGTCCCGTGGATTCATCGTGCTGCTCGGCCCGCCGGTAG